CTTCAACGAAAAACACACAATATATCACATAATATGCTTATTTTCAATGCGCTATTAATCAATATATTAAACTAACACCAATCAATAAGCTGCTAATGTCGTTTTTAAATTGGTGTTTTTTTAAATAATATTTTAACTTCACTTTTTTAGATAAATTCAGAATCTAATAGTACTTTTATCTCATGCGAAAAATAATTATAGGTATAGTAATAGCATTTGCTTTGTCTTTCATTTTAAAAAAATGTACGGCAGGTAGTGCAGACAAAACAATTATTAGAGAACATTCTGCTTTAATAGAAAAGCAGATTAGTAACGTTGGTAAGTTAGTGGTTACTGAAGGGTATTTTAGTGACGCCTATAGTTATAAAAACTCCAAAGCATTATTTGCTAATTTAACCTCAGACAAACAGGCTTTGGTTATTGTTAATGCGGAAGTAACGGTGGCTTACGATTTAAGTAAGATCGAATTTGAAATTGATAGTATTAATAAAGTTTTGAAAATTAAGTCTATTCCAAAAGAAGAATTAAAAATCTATCCACAATTAGAATATTACGATGTGGAAAGCGGGTATCTCAATGCTTTTAATCATGATGATTATAATAAAATACAAGACATTGTAACAGCACGTATCAATAAGAAAATAGAAGCTTCTAATTTGCGTATTAATGCTAAAAACAGGTTGGTAAGTGAGTTGTCTAAATTTTATATTTTAACCAATAGTTTAGGTTGGACATTGGAGTACAACGATAGTAAAATAGATAATCAGGACAAACTCGAAAATTTCAAACTCTAAGGTGTTTGAATAAGTCGTACTAAATAAACTATAGTTTATTGCTTAGGCTTTGCCATCCACCACCATTCATAACTTCGATACCATTGCTGCGTAAAATAGCTGCGGCACTGCCTGATCGCATACCACTGGCGCAACAAGTAATAACAGGTTTATCCCATTTTTTTATTTGATTGACCTTAGCTTGAATTTGTTGTAATGGGATATGTTTTGAGCCAGGAATTGCACCAGAGTCATATTCTGCCTTAGAGCGTACGTCTAAAATAATGGCACCTCTATCTGTAAAATCTTTTATTTTATTGGCTTTATTTCCGAAAAGAAAACTAAAAATTCCCATAGTATAATTGTTTCTTACAAAGCTACTAATTTGAAACTTAAAAATCCTTAAATTTGTGTAACTTCAACTTAAAACTAAGAGCAAATGTCTCAAGCATACGTTAAACAAACCATTGAAAATAATATAGGTTATATCGAATTTTTTACGCCAGAACATAATGCAATGCCTAGTCCTATTTTAAAGGAATTAGAATTAGCGATTAAAACAGCTGGTAAAAATGATGCTATAAAAGTGATTGTTTTAAAAAGTGGAGGAGATCGCACGTTTTGTGCTGGCGCAAGTTTTTCCGAGCTAGTAGCTATTAAGAATTTACAAGAAGGGAAACAATTTTTTTCCGGTTTTGCAAACGTGATTAATGCCATGCGTAAATGTCCAAAGTTAATAATTGGTCGTGTACAAGGTAAAGCTGTTGGAGGAGGAGTGGGGCTAGCAAGTGCAACGGATTATTGTTTAGCAACTAAATTTGCAGCAATCAAGCTTAGCGAAATTAGTATTGGTATTGGACCATTTGTTATCGAACCAGCAGTAACTAGAAAAATGGGACAAACCGCTTTTTCTCAAATGACCATTAATGCAGAAGCCTTTTATGATGCAGCGTATGCGAAAACAAAAGGTTTATATGCGGATGTGTTTGAAACGGTTGAAGCGTTGGACAACGCTGTAACTATTTTAGCGCTTAAATTAGCCTCTTACAACCCAGAAGCTTTATTAGAACTTAAAAGAGTGCTTTGGGAAGACACTAACGAATGGTGTGTTTCACTTCTAGAACGTGCTGAAATTAGTGGAAGACTTGTGCTTAGTGATTTTACTAAGGAAAAGTTGAAGAGTTATAAGTAATTGTTTTTTTTTTTTTTGTAAACAAATAAAAAACTAACTTATATCTGTATTTTAATGTGGTCATTTTAATACAGATATAAGTTAATAGTAATTTACCCTTTATGTCGTTTAAATTTAAACTGCAATCTCTTGGCTTGCAATCTTAATACCATCATCAATTAAATGCCCAACTTCAGGTCTGTTTTGTTTGATAGTTTCTAAATGCTCAAGAATAGTATGACACAGCTCATTTTCATTGCCTTTTTTTGCTAATTCAAACAATTCGATAGGTAATAACCAATCCATCGGAAAGCGGTTAATTAACTGTTCCAATACTTTTGTTCTAGAAATAGTACAGTTAGTTCCTTCTCGATAATCACGGACTTGTTTGTATAGGTCAATCAATTCTAATTTTTCAGCAGAATGTTCAATATGTATTGTTGTGCTGCTTATTTTATGCGTAATTAAATCAAAACTATGTAAATCTGCAGGGCCAGAATACCCAGATAACACTTCTTTACCAACAGCCATGTCATATTGTCCCCAGTCAGGTTCAAATAAAATAGTGTCTTTATGTGTTACGGTACAGTTTTTAAAACTAATCAAGATAATTTTACCTTGTAGGTTTCTTGTTCCCGTAATAATCTCTCCGGTAACAATAATATCATTTTCAAACTCTAAAGTCACCGTTTCACCTTCATAAATATCATAAGCACGTAAATCACGTGGCGACATGTCTTCAATAGCTAAATTAATACCTTTTAATTTCCCGATAGGAGATCCAAAACCATCCGCATGTTCTAAAGTACTGTGTCCAACCAATTCTTTATCTCGGTTAGCTAACGCTGTTTTTCCTGTGGTCTGTATATAGCTTACTTTACCATTATGTTCAATCATATTAGTAAACACACCCGAAATCTGCAAACCAGTACTAAGCTCAATAGTACCTAAAGCTTGACTGTGTATTAATTTTTTAATAGCACTAGGTCCACCAGTACGGAGTGCCATAGTATTAGCAAAAGACTCTAATACCAAACTAAGGTGTGCAAAATCTGGAGTCACATATAATTGAGGTTGTGGTTTTGTAATGTCAAAATTCTGAAAGGTAGACTCAATCGTATAAGGTAATTTTTTGACCTTATCCGTCATACACCAAGCGCTCTCTCCAATAGATGATAGTAAACCAGCACCATAAATTTTAGGATTTTCAATGCTGCCAATCAAACCATATTCAACCGTCCACCAGTGTAAGTTTCTAATTAAAGCCATCTCACTTGGTTCACCCATATTATTTTGTAAGTCTTCAACCGTTTTTTCTGCTAAATCGATTTGATCTTGTGGCGTATTAGGAGCTTCTTTTATAATAGATAGGTGGCGTACAGCTTCGTATAATTCATAATCCTTAGCAGAACTAATCGCTTTACAACCAATTTCTCCAAAACGTCTTAAATACTCAGCATATTCAGGATTAGCAATAATTGGAGCGTGACCAGCACCTTCATGGATAATATCTGGCGCAGGTGTATATTCTATATGTTCTAATTGTCTAATATCACTAGCAATAACTAATACATTATAAGCTTGAAACTCCATAAAAGCATTAGGCGGTATAAAGCCATCAACAGCAACAGCAGCCCAACCAATCGCTTTTAAAATACGATTCATCCCATACATATTTGGGATAGCATCAACACTAATTCCTGTCTGTTGTAGTCCTTCTAAATAGGTGCTATGTGCTACCATACTTAAATAATCGACATTTTTACGCATGGCATAACGCCAAACCGCTTGGTCAATTGCAGAATAATCCTCATAATCCTGAGGCTTAATAAACTGTCTTAAATGCTTAGGTAAACGATCCAAAATTGGATTAGACTCTATATTTTTAAACGCCATAGCTTTGTGTTTCTCTTGATGTAAAAATACAAAAAAACAACCTAAAAGACTCTTAAAAAAAAGGGGAGTTTATTCATACAATCAAAACAACTTAGTATATTTGTACCATGATACAATTAGCAACATTTTTATTTATAAGCGGAGGAGAAATTTTTTTCATCCTACTTATCGTTGTTATGGTTTTTGGAGCTAAAAATGTTCCTGAAATTGCAAAAGGTTTAGGTAAGGGTATGCGTCAACTTAAAGATGCAACTAACGATATTAAAACCGAAATCACAAAATCTGCAGAACGCAACGGTTTGGATACAAGCATCACAGATGGTGTAAATGAAGAACTTAAAAAAGTTAAAGACGATCTAGAAGAATTTACTGGATCTGTTCGTCGTAAGTTATAATACAAAAACACTACTTATCTTTTGGGCGTTACCACAAGGGGCGCGTCATCCGTTATATCTTTTTTTTTAAGTTTTATAAAAGAGACACAATTTTCTAAATTCATATTTATTAAAGACCTTTTAAAGTTTAATTTCATATCAAAAAAGGATGCCACTACTACCGCTAACGCAACTTAGGGCGTTCTAAAAGGGTGTTGATTTGTAATTTTACAGGTGTTTAAATTGTTAAATCACTAAATTATTTAACTTTTTTTTAAGGAAAATTCATATATTTAAGAATTAATCCTTAAACTATATATAAAATGAAAAGACCATTATTAAAACTATCAATGTTATTGGTAGCTTTTACAATTTTTAATGCTTGTCAAAAAGATGAAGTTTTAGAAATGCAAGAAGAATCAGTCATTAACGACGATCAAAAGCCAGCATTAACTATCCCTGAAATTAATGCTATAATTAATCAAAGTCTTACAGAAACCGGAACTTTTGATTGGAAAGATGTTACACCGCACACTCTTTGGAGTGCTGTAATTAGAGGTAATAATATTTTAACTATTGGGTATGGAGCAGAAGGCGAAAGTTTTGCTGAAGTAAAAACAGAAAGTCTTAAAGCAACCTTATCTAACCTTATACAACTTGTTGAAGATAGCGAAGATTATAAAAAAGGTGATAAACCAGTCGTTGAGCATGATATTATTAATGTGATAGATATGGAAGTTGCCAACTTTTCAACAATTAAACAATTGTTACAGTCTGACGGTGTTAGATATTTAGAGCCAAACGGTTATAATCAATACGAAACGGTAAATAATGGACGTTCAAGTTCTGGATGCGATAAAGATTCAAATACTATAAATTCAGCACATTATACAACGATCGCACCAAACAATGCACAAGTCTCTTGGCATTTTTACAAGCATAATATTCCACAAGCTTGGAGTCAAAGTACTGGAGCAGGTGTAACTATTGGGTTAATAGATACGGGAGTTTCTGCGTCTCAGACCTTATTAAATTCATCAGGAATTAATGATGGGTATTCTACAGGGCGTTTTGTTCAAAAATATGGAACTTTTATAGATTCTTCTTGGTGGTGGTCAGATAATTATGATGGTATTCATGATAAATGTGGACATGGAACAGCTATGGCATCTACAATAGCAGCACCACGTAATGATAACGGAATGCCTGTTGGTGTAGCATATAATGCTAACTTAGTGGCATATAGAGCAACAGAGGATGTGTTGCTTAATGATTATCATGAGCGTAAAGGGGTTTCTGATGCATTAACTCAGTTAGGAAATAGAAGTGATGTTAAAATTATCTCTATGTCTATTGGTTATTTATGGTCAATCGGTAATATTAAGGATGCTGTAGAATATGCGTACAGTAAACAGAAATTGATTTTTGCAGCAGGTGGGACGTCTACTAGTTTTACAAATGGTTATGGTGTTATTTTTCCGGCTACTATGAGTGAGACAGTTGCTGTAACAGGAGTAGATGATGGGTCAAATTATGACAGATGTGAGGTGTGTCATACTGGTGATAAAATTGACTTTACAATTATTATGGAAGGTGATAATAACACAAGTAAGGCACCACCAGTATTAGGGTTTTATGATGGTGATAGACGTTATACCGGTGGATCATCTGTTGCAACAGCAACAACAGCTGGTATCGCAGCTTTAGTGTGGTCTAAATACCCAACATGGTCTAGAGCACAAGTGTTAACTAAATTAAAGCAATCTTCAGAGTTTTATCCTAACAAAAACTCTAGTTTTGGATATGGTAATATTGATGCTTTGCAAGCAGTACAATAAGAATTATAAACGTTAATTTAAAAAGCCTCTCGTTTTATGAGAGGCTTTTTTTATGTTGATTTTTTACCAACGTACTTGATATGGATAGGGTTCATAAATGCTGTTAGCCTCATTTATAGTATTTCCTAGAGCTGCATCTTCTTTAGCTTCAAGTATAAAAGTTTTGCTGTCTTCAATCTTGTTTTGATGGCGTAAGCAAATTGATTTATAATACTTCGCGTCAGAAAATGTGGGATATTGTGCTATTACTTTATCGAAAGCAGTTGTTGCTTCCTGCCATTTACGTTGTTCATATTTACTTATTCCGTAAT
This portion of the Olleya sp. Bg11-27 genome encodes:
- a CDS encoding aromatic amino acid hydroxylase — translated: MAFKNIESNPILDRLPKHLRQFIKPQDYEDYSAIDQAVWRYAMRKNVDYLSMVAHSTYLEGLQQTGISVDAIPNMYGMNRILKAIGWAAVAVDGFIPPNAFMEFQAYNVLVIASDIRQLEHIEYTPAPDIIHEGAGHAPIIANPEYAEYLRRFGEIGCKAISSAKDYELYEAVRHLSIIKEAPNTPQDQIDLAEKTVEDLQNNMGEPSEMALIRNLHWWTVEYGLIGSIENPKIYGAGLLSSIGESAWCMTDKVKKLPYTIESTFQNFDITKPQPQLYVTPDFAHLSLVLESFANTMALRTGGPSAIKKLIHSQALGTIELSTGLQISGVFTNMIEHNGKVSYIQTTGKTALANRDKELVGHSTLEHADGFGSPIGKLKGINLAIEDMSPRDLRAYDIYEGETVTLEFENDIIVTGEIITGTRNLQGKIILISFKNCTVTHKDTILFEPDWGQYDMAVGKEVLSGYSGPADLHSFDLITHKISSTTIHIEHSAEKLELIDLYKQVRDYREGTNCTISRTKVLEQLINRFPMDWLLPIELFELAKKGNENELCHTILEHLETIKQNRPEVGHLIDDGIKIASQEIAV
- a CDS encoding rhodanese-like domain-containing protein gives rise to the protein MGIFSFLFGNKANKIKDFTDRGAIILDVRSKAEYDSGAIPGSKHIPLQQIQAKVNQIKKWDKPVITCCASGMRSGSAAAILRSNGIEVMNGGGWQSLSNKL
- a CDS encoding enoyl-CoA hydratase/isomerase family protein; the protein is MSQAYVKQTIENNIGYIEFFTPEHNAMPSPILKELELAIKTAGKNDAIKVIVLKSGGDRTFCAGASFSELVAIKNLQEGKQFFSGFANVINAMRKCPKLIIGRVQGKAVGGGVGLASATDYCLATKFAAIKLSEISIGIGPFVIEPAVTRKMGQTAFSQMTINAEAFYDAAYAKTKGLYADVFETVEALDNAVTILALKLASYNPEALLELKRVLWEDTNEWCVSLLERAEISGRLVLSDFTKEKLKSYK
- a CDS encoding tetratricopeptide repeat protein, with the translated sequence MIEQEKEWGEPHFLDLFYYGISKYEQRKWQEATTAFDKVIAQYPTFSDAKYYKSICLRHQNKIEDSKTFILEAKEDAALGNTINEANSIYEPYPYQVRW
- a CDS encoding DUF4230 domain-containing protein; this encodes MRKIIIGIVIAFALSFILKKCTAGSADKTIIREHSALIEKQISNVGKLVVTEGYFSDAYSYKNSKALFANLTSDKQALVIVNAEVTVAYDLSKIEFEIDSINKVLKIKSIPKEELKIYPQLEYYDVESGYLNAFNHDDYNKIQDIVTARINKKIEASNLRINAKNRLVSELSKFYILTNSLGWTLEYNDSKIDNQDKLENFKL
- a CDS encoding twin-arginine translocase TatA/TatE family subunit, with product MIQLATFLFISGGEIFFILLIVVMVFGAKNVPEIAKGLGKGMRQLKDATNDIKTEITKSAERNGLDTSITDGVNEELKKVKDDLEEFTGSVRRKL
- a CDS encoding S8 family peptidase, with translation MKRPLLKLSMLLVAFTIFNACQKDEVLEMQEESVINDDQKPALTIPEINAIINQSLTETGTFDWKDVTPHTLWSAVIRGNNILTIGYGAEGESFAEVKTESLKATLSNLIQLVEDSEDYKKGDKPVVEHDIINVIDMEVANFSTIKQLLQSDGVRYLEPNGYNQYETVNNGRSSSGCDKDSNTINSAHYTTIAPNNAQVSWHFYKHNIPQAWSQSTGAGVTIGLIDTGVSASQTLLNSSGINDGYSTGRFVQKYGTFIDSSWWWSDNYDGIHDKCGHGTAMASTIAAPRNDNGMPVGVAYNANLVAYRATEDVLLNDYHERKGVSDALTQLGNRSDVKIISMSIGYLWSIGNIKDAVEYAYSKQKLIFAAGGTSTSFTNGYGVIFPATMSETVAVTGVDDGSNYDRCEVCHTGDKIDFTIIMEGDNNTSKAPPVLGFYDGDRRYTGGSSVATATTAGIAALVWSKYPTWSRAQVLTKLKQSSEFYPNKNSSFGYGNIDALQAVQ